GTCCGGCGGAAGATGCCGAACTTCAGGGCGAAATTCTTGAAGCCTTCCCTTCCCGCCAGAAAAAGGAGGAGTCTGCGCACTTTAATCCTCTCCCGAACAGCCGGCCCGCCGTCATTTTACCACCGGGGGGCGCCCGCGGGCCACCGATCTATCTGTTGACTGCGGTGGCCCGGCTGACTATGATCGTGGCGAAATGATCGCGCCCCTCTTCCCCCTGCCCAATATCGTGCTGTTTCCCAAAACCCCGGTGCCGCTCTATATCTTCGAGGAAAGGTACCGGATCATGATCCGGGAGGCGATCGAGGGGAGCAGGGAGATCGTCATCGCGCTCGTGAGGCCGGGGGGGGAGACGGGCCCCGGGGGGGTGCCCGGGGTGCACGAGATCGCCTGCCTGGGCCGGATCGAGAGTTACGAGGAGCTCGAGGACGGCAAGTACAACATCGTGGTGGTGGGGGTCGACCGGGTGCGCATCCTCCGGGAGGTCCGGCATTCCCCCTACCAGAGGGTCGAGGTGGAGCGGATGGAGCCCCCCCTGCCGGGCGGGACGGCGGAGGAGATCGCGGGGCGCCAGAACCGGATCGGGGGGCTGTTCGCCCGGTTCACCGAGCTCGCGACCGGGACGCGCCAGCAGGCGACCGAACTGATGCCCCAGCTCGATTTCGACGCCCTGGTCAACATGGTCGCCATGACCCTGAACCTCGCCATCGATCAAAAACAGGCCCTGCTGGAGCTCGACGACGCGTCGGAACGCTGCGACGCCCTCATCCCGGTGCTCGAGCAGCAGCTGGAAACGCTCGTGCTGGTTCGCAGGTTCGAGCATATCAAGCCCGAGAACCCGCACCTCAACTAGGGGCGCGGGGAGGGGCGGCAGGGGGGCGCCGTGGAAGATCGATCCGGGAATACGCGCGTGGCCCTCATCGCGGGGGGGGCGCGCGGCATCGGCCGCGCGCTGGCGCTCTCCCTGGCCGGGGATGGGTGGGCCGTCGCCGTCTGCTACCGCCGAAGCGAGGGCGACGCGGCCACCCTGCGGGCCGCGCTCGACGCCCTGGGTCCCGGGCACCTCTGCGAGCGCGTCGACGTCGCCGACCCCGGGGCGGCCGCGGACCTCGTCCTGCGGGTCGAAAAGGCCCATGGACGCCTCGACGCGCTGATCAACTGCGTCGGCGCCTACCACCGGGTGCCGCTCCTCGAGGAGAGCGTCGAGGGGTGGCACGCCATGTTCGACGCCAACCTCCACCCGGTCTTCTACCTCGCGCGCGCCGCCGCGCCGGGGATGATGCGGCGCCGGCGGGGCCGCATCGTCAACTTCAGCATGGTGAACGCCGACCAGCAGGTGGGGCAGCCCTTCGTCACGGCCCACTACATCGCCAAGCTGGGGGTGCTGGTGCTGACCCGTTCGCTGGCCCGGATGCTCGCCCCGCACGGCATCACGGCCAACACCGTCTCCCCCGGCTTCATCGATACCGGGGGGGTGCCGGACGAGGAGCTGGCTCACTCTTTCTCGACCATCCCCGCGGGCTACCTGGGAACCCCCGGCGACGCCGTCGCCGCCGTCCGCTACCTCCTCTCGGACGAGGCGCGCTACGTCAACGGGACCAACATCCACGTGAGCGGCGGCTGGGGGATCTGACCGGCTGCGGTTCCCGTCCCGCTCGCCTCATGACGGACTGTTGACCGAGGCGATGAGCTGTTCCAGTGGCGCACCGAGCCTTTTGGGACAGATCTTTCGGAGCAACTCCAGGTCCAGCCGTTCTTTCTGTGCCGAGAGGATGCTTTTGCCGTCCTCCAGGTCCAGTGCCGATCCTCCC
The sequence above is drawn from the Acidobacteriota bacterium genome and encodes:
- a CDS encoding LON peptidase substrate-binding domain-containing protein, whose product is MIAPLFPLPNIVLFPKTPVPLYIFEERYRIMIREAIEGSREIVIALVRPGGETGPGGVPGVHEIACLGRIESYEELEDGKYNIVVVGVDRVRILREVRHSPYQRVEVERMEPPLPGGTAEEIAGRQNRIGGLFARFTELATGTRQQATELMPQLDFDALVNMVAMTLNLAIDQKQALLELDDASERCDALIPVLEQQLETLVLVRRFEHIKPENPHLN
- a CDS encoding SDR family oxidoreductase; its protein translation is MEDRSGNTRVALIAGGARGIGRALALSLAGDGWAVAVCYRRSEGDAATLRAALDALGPGHLCERVDVADPGAAADLVLRVEKAHGRLDALINCVGAYHRVPLLEESVEGWHAMFDANLHPVFYLARAAAPGMMRRRRGRIVNFSMVNADQQVGQPFVTAHYIAKLGVLVLTRSLARMLAPHGITANTVSPGFIDTGGVPDEELAHSFSTIPAGYLGTPGDAVAAVRYLLSDEARYVNGTNIHVSGGWGI